In Cryptomeria japonica chromosome 10, Sugi_1.0, whole genome shotgun sequence, a genomic segment contains:
- the LOC131046439 gene encoding uncharacterized protein LOC131046439, producing MDMKITNCISFTQCCIQLYPSANVQKKYHAPYPRASLPFGLSASQSFCQLPRCSISTTSSVSIRVSAPAIFRLLKPVQCRNKVTVRAGFAVGDTKTKNIEEESVEETGVVVVGAGLAGLAAGRQLAMQNIPFRILEASDGVGGRVRTDYFQGFLLDRGFQIFITAYPEAKRILNYESLDLKQFYSGALVYYNGSFHRVADPFKHFADSLGTLLNPIGTILDKILIGVARLKSVTVTNEEILLGKEVSIMEKLSVNGFSSSIIDRFFRPFFGGIFFDTELTTTSRLFDFVFKCLALGSNTLPAVGIKGIPEQIASQLPEGSILLNSRVEDIINDDTPIVRLEDGRKIRSKYSVVLAVEEPEAARLLGKELRSTPKPPRRTVCLYFSADEAPVKEPILILNGSGKGIVNNTFFATNVAPSYGPPGKTLVSVSLVGCHDESSDEDLRIAVVKELSGWFGSSDVASWKHLRTYRIRFAQPDQTPPTDLMKEPRFASGIYLCGDYRDSATFDGALVSGRRAIECLVKDANLSGVL from the coding sequence ATGGATATGAAAATCACCAACTGTATCAGCTTCACTCAATGTTGTATCCAGTTATATCCATCTGCTAATGTGCAAAAAAAATACCACGCTCCATACCCAAGAGCTAGTCTTCCATTTGGATTATCCGCTTCCCAATCATTCTGCCAATTGCCCAGATGCTCAATCTCAACCACTTCATCTGTTTCTATAAGGGTGTCTGCACCTGCTATTTTCAGACTTCTGAAACCAGTTCAATGCAGAAACAAAGTCACTGTGAGAGCAGGATTTGCTGTGGGTGACACAAAGACAAAGAATATCGAAGAAGAGTCTGTGGAGGAAACAGGGGTAGTGGTAGTAGGAGCAGGCCTTGCGGGCCTAGCTGCAGGAAGGCAGCTGGCAATGCAAAACATCCCATTCAGGATCCTTGAAGCCTCTGATGGGGTTGGAGGGCGAGTAAGAACAGACTATTTCCAAGGGTTTCTGCTGGACAGGGGATTCCAGATATTTATCACTGCTTATCCAGAAGCCAAAAGAATATTGAATTATGAATCCTTAGACCTGAAACAATTCTATTCTGGGGCACTGGTATACTACAATGGATCTTTTCATAGAGTTGCTGatccattcaaacactttgcagaCTCTTTGGGCACACTGCTAAATCCAATAGGTACTATACTTGATAAAATCTTGATTGGAGTAGCTAGATTGAAGTCTGTGACTGTTACCAATGAAGAGATTCTTTTGGGTAAAGAAGTTTCGATAATGGAAAAACTTTCGGTTAATGGGTTTTCTTCTTCTATAATAGATAGGTTCTTTAGGCCTTTCTTTGGGGGCATCTTTTTTGACACAGAGCTCACAACCACATCTAGGCTTTTTGATTTTGTCTTCAAATGCTTGGCACTGGGATCTAATACTCTTCCTGCCGTGGGAATCAAGGGGATCCCTGAGCAGATAGCAAGTCAATTACCTGAAGGAtcaattttgttgaattctagAGTTGAGGATATCATAAATGATGATACCCCAATTGTGAGGCTAGAAGATGGAAGGAAGATAAGGAGTAAATATAGTGTAGTTTTAGCTGTGGAAGAACCAGAAGCAGCCAGACTTTTGGGTAAAGAATTAAGGTCTACTCCAAAGCCTCCAAGAAGAACTGTTTGCTTGTATTTTTCTGCTGATGAAGCTCCAGTTAAAGAGCCTATACTGATTCTTAATGGGTCTGGTAAAGGAATTGTGAATAATACGTTCTTTGCTACCAATGTTGCTCCCTCCTATGGTCCTCCTGGAAAGACATTGGTGTCTGTATCTTTGGTTGGTTGTCATGACGAATCTTCTGATGAAGATTTGAGGATTGCAGTGGTTAAGGAGCTTTCCGGTTGGTTTGGTTCTTCTGATGTGGCTTCATGGAAGCACTTAAGGACATATAGAATTAGATTTGCACAGCCAGACCAGACTCCTCCGACAGACCTTATGAAAGAACCCAGATTTGCTTCAGGAATTTATCTCTGTGGAGATTATAGGGATTCTGCAACATTTGATGGAGCTCTCGTTTCAGGGAGAAGAGCAATTGAGTGCCTTGTAAAAGATGCAAATCTATCTGGAGTGTTGTGA